A genomic window from Gemmatimonadota bacterium includes:
- the rny gene encoding ribonuclease Y yields the protein MTPLAWALAVLAFLGGSIVGSLVRGTRERARRAAEVAAATDEGSRLLARARDEGEAARKAAILEGREEAIRLREAWEAEESRRRDELDRVERRADERAGLLDQQYARLNERDVDAARKQEALEAERVRIDGVRAEAESDRAEAQTRLERTAGLTAEEARKQLVESLEAEARAAAANRLRQITEEAQKNAERESRKIVALAIQRIAAQQTAESTVSVVQLPSEEMKGRIIGREGRNIRAFEQATGIDVIIDDTPEAVILSGFDPIRREVARIALESLVEDGRIHPGRIEEVVERSAHEVDGGMVQAAEELLYELGIHGVHPEIVKALGRLRYRTSYGQNQLQHAREVAMLAGHMAAEMGLDATLTKRAGVLHDVGKGMTHEHEGTHVELGYRLCKKHGEHPMVLNAIRAHHDEEPHFFAETFLVTAADAISGSRPGARREMFESYVKRLESLEEIAMEQPGVERCFAIQAGRELRIMVEPEKVTDAEMAQLTEHVARRIEGELQYPGQIKIVVIRETRAVDFAR from the coding sequence ATGACCCCGCTGGCGTGGGCGCTGGCGGTGCTGGCCTTCCTGGGAGGGAGCATCGTGGGCTCCCTCGTCCGGGGGACGCGTGAGCGTGCGCGTCGGGCCGCCGAGGTGGCGGCTGCGACGGACGAGGGCTCACGGCTCCTGGCACGGGCGCGCGACGAGGGGGAGGCCGCCCGCAAGGCAGCAATTCTGGAAGGACGGGAGGAGGCGATCCGGCTCCGCGAGGCCTGGGAGGCCGAGGAGTCGCGGCGCCGCGACGAGCTGGATCGGGTGGAGCGGCGGGCGGACGAACGGGCCGGCCTGCTCGATCAGCAGTACGCCCGGCTCAACGAGCGCGACGTCGACGCGGCCCGGAAGCAGGAGGCGCTCGAGGCCGAGCGCGTCCGGATCGACGGCGTGCGCGCCGAGGCGGAATCCGATCGGGCCGAGGCCCAGACCCGGTTGGAGCGGACCGCCGGGCTCACCGCGGAGGAGGCGCGCAAGCAGCTCGTCGAGTCGCTCGAGGCCGAGGCCCGGGCGGCCGCCGCCAACCGCCTGCGCCAGATCACCGAGGAGGCGCAGAAGAACGCGGAGCGCGAGTCGCGCAAGATCGTCGCCCTGGCCATCCAGCGCATCGCCGCGCAGCAGACGGCCGAATCCACGGTCTCCGTGGTCCAGCTTCCCTCCGAGGAGATGAAGGGCCGGATCATCGGCCGCGAAGGCCGGAACATCCGGGCCTTCGAGCAGGCCACCGGGATCGACGTCATCATCGACGACACCCCGGAGGCGGTCATCCTCTCGGGCTTCGATCCCATCCGGCGCGAGGTCGCCCGGATCGCGCTGGAGAGCCTGGTCGAGGACGGTCGCATCCACCCGGGCCGGATCGAGGAGGTGGTCGAGCGCAGCGCCCACGAGGTGGACGGCGGCATGGTCCAGGCCGCCGAGGAGCTCCTGTACGAGCTCGGCATCCACGGGGTGCATCCGGAGATCGTCAAGGCGCTCGGCCGCCTGCGCTACCGGACCTCCTACGGGCAGAACCAGCTCCAGCATGCCCGCGAAGTGGCCATGCTGGCGGGGCACATGGCGGCGGAGATGGGGCTCGACGCGACGCTGACCAAGCGCGCGGGGGTGCTGCACGACGTGGGGAAGGGGATGACCCACGAGCACGAGGGCACCCACGTGGAGCTGGGCTACCGCCTCTGCAAGAAGCACGGCGAGCACCCCATGGTGTTGAACGCCATCCGCGCCCACCACGACGAGGAGCCGCACTTCTTCGCCGAGACCTTCCTGGTGACCGCGGCCGACGCCATCAGCGGATCGCGCCCCGGCGCCCGGCGCGAGATGTTCGAGAGCTACGTGAAACGGCTCGAGTCCTTGGAGGAGATCGCCATGGAGCAGCCGGGCGTGGAGCGTTGCTTCGCCATCCAGGCCGGACGCGAGCTCCGCATCATGGTGGAGCCCGAGAAGGTCACCGACGCCGAGATGGCCCAGCTCACCGAGCATGTGGCCCGGCGCATCGAGGGCGAGCTCCAGTACCCGGGCCAGATCAAGATCGTCGTCATCCGCGAGACACGGGCCGTGGATTTCGCGCGCTGA
- the folD gene encoding bifunctional methylenetetrahydrofolate dehydrogenase/methenyltetrahydrofolate cyclohydrolase FolD encodes MSATLISGKAIAEEIRTELAGEVEALKAEGVTPGLATVLVGDDPASHQYVGMKNRTAKELGIHSQQITLPADTSEEELLGVVAGLNADPRIHGILVQLPLPSQIDEHKVLMAIDPAKDVDGFHPINVGLLATDHPDVLAPCTPAGVIEMLVRSGFDPSGKHAVVVGRSNIVGKPMAALLLRKARGGNATVTVAHSRTPDLGAITRQADILVAAIGRAGTIRADMVKPGAVVIDVGTNRVEDASRERGFRTVGDVDFDAVKEVAAAISPVPGGVGPMTITMLMHNTVAAARRRGADR; translated from the coding sequence ATGAGCGCGACGTTGATTTCGGGGAAGGCCATCGCCGAGGAGATCCGGACCGAGCTCGCCGGAGAGGTGGAGGCCCTGAAGGCGGAAGGAGTGACTCCGGGGCTGGCGACGGTCCTGGTGGGAGACGACCCCGCGAGCCATCAGTACGTCGGCATGAAGAACCGCACCGCCAAGGAGCTGGGCATCCATTCGCAGCAGATCACGCTGCCGGCGGACACCTCGGAGGAGGAGCTGCTCGGCGTGGTCGCGGGGCTGAATGCCGATCCGCGCATCCACGGGATCCTGGTGCAGCTTCCGCTCCCGTCCCAGATCGACGAGCACAAGGTCCTGATGGCCATCGACCCGGCCAAGGACGTGGACGGCTTCCACCCGATCAACGTGGGTCTGCTGGCCACGGATCATCCAGACGTCCTCGCGCCCTGCACGCCCGCCGGGGTCATCGAGATGCTGGTCCGCAGCGGCTTCGATCCGTCCGGCAAGCACGCTGTGGTGGTGGGCCGCTCCAACATCGTGGGCAAGCCCATGGCGGCGCTGCTGCTCCGCAAGGCCCGGGGCGGCAACGCCACCGTCACGGTGGCCCACAGCCGCACGCCCGACCTGGGCGCCATCACGCGCCAGGCGGACATCCTCGTCGCCGCGATCGGGCGCGCCGGCACCATCAGGGCCGACATGGTCAAGCCGGGTGCCGTCGTGATCGACGTCGGCACCAACCGCGTGGAGGACGCGTCGCGCGAGCGCGGCTTTCGCACCGTGGGCGACGTCGACTTCGACGCGGTCAAGGAGGTGGCCGCGGCGATCTCCCCCGTCCCGGGTGGCGTGGGCCCGATGACCATCACCATGCTCATGCACAACACCGTCGCGGCGGCGCGCCGTCGCGGAGCCGACCGCTGA
- the xseA gene encoding exodeoxyribonuclease VII large subunit, producing MNRAVRRLLEETVAPIWVGGEVTGWTRARSGHCYFCLKDEEAQIRAVLFRSEAERLPTDPGEGMQVQVQGSLTLYEARGEYQLVVRRLTTDGADGLWRLALERLRAKLEAEGLLDPARKRLLPRLPARVGIVTSLEGAALRDILQGLRTRAPWARIVVRGTRVQGDGAAAEIARAVRVLGTSGRVDVLIVGRGGGSMEDLWAFNEEVVARAIADCPVPVVSAVGHETDLTIADLVADLRAPTPTAAAEMVVPGAAALTALLDGLGPRLGRALRRRAVQERLRLDRASAAARRALDRRVLGERERLAGLAGRLHALSPLATLSRGYSVATAPDGALLRSVAAFDEGERFDLRVADGTVQARTLAVRRSGPDTRDA from the coding sequence GTGAATCGCGCCGTGCGCCGCCTGCTGGAGGAGACCGTCGCCCCCATCTGGGTGGGCGGAGAGGTGACCGGGTGGACGCGCGCGCGTTCCGGACACTGCTACTTCTGCCTGAAGGACGAAGAGGCGCAGATCCGCGCGGTGCTGTTCCGCAGCGAGGCCGAGCGTCTGCCCACCGATCCCGGCGAGGGGATGCAGGTGCAGGTGCAGGGCTCGCTCACCCTGTACGAGGCCCGGGGCGAGTATCAACTGGTCGTGCGCCGCCTGACCACGGACGGCGCCGACGGCCTGTGGCGCCTCGCGCTCGAGCGACTGCGCGCGAAGCTCGAGGCCGAAGGCCTGCTCGACCCCGCACGCAAGCGTCTCCTGCCACGCCTGCCCGCCCGTGTCGGCATCGTGACCTCGCTGGAGGGGGCAGCGCTGCGCGACATCCTGCAGGGGCTGCGCACGCGGGCGCCCTGGGCGCGGATCGTGGTGCGTGGCACCCGTGTCCAGGGGGACGGTGCGGCGGCGGAGATCGCGCGCGCAGTGCGCGTCCTCGGTACGAGTGGCCGGGTGGACGTCCTCATCGTGGGACGGGGGGGAGGCTCCATGGAGGACCTCTGGGCCTTCAACGAAGAGGTCGTGGCGCGCGCCATCGCCGATTGTCCCGTGCCGGTCGTCTCGGCCGTGGGACACGAGACCGATCTGACCATCGCCGACCTCGTGGCCGACCTGCGCGCGCCCACGCCGACCGCGGCGGCCGAGATGGTCGTACCCGGCGCCGCCGCGCTGACCGCCCTGCTGGACGGGCTGGGCCCGCGCCTCGGGCGCGCGCTCCGTCGGCGCGCCGTGCAGGAGCGGTTGCGGCTCGACCGGGCCTCGGCTGCGGCGCGCCGGGCCCTGGATCGCCGCGTGCTGGGGGAGCGCGAACGGCTGGCGGGTCTGGCCGGCCGCCTGCATGCGCTTTCGCCGCTCGCGACGCTCAGCCGCGGCTACAGTGTCGCGACCGCCCCCGACGGAGCGCTGCTGCGTTCGGTCGCGGCGTTCGACGAGGGCGAGCGCTTCGACCTGCGGGTGGCCGACGGGACCGTGCAGGCGCGCACCCTGGCGGTGCGGCGTTCCGGACCTGACACGCGTGACGCGTGA